In one Agathobacter rectalis ATCC 33656 genomic region, the following are encoded:
- the addA gene encoding helicase-exonuclease AddAB subunit AddA, translated as MDVKWTSEQKKVIDLRDRDILVSAAAGSGKTAVLVERIVNRICVDNPPVDIDRMLVVTFTKAAAAEMRERVSCAIDSLKEQKPDDENLQRQSTLVHNALITTIDSFCLFVVQNNFAQLNLDPDFRIGDQAELKLMLKDALAQVFEDNYAREDNEAFINLIDTYSKGRNDSAVRQMVEDIYYKAGSSSWPRKWMNRLLRLYDIKSAKQLEDSEIIKEIVDYSRVLLEEAVQELTMAKDLASATPGLEKYALTLSEDIALFDGMADVTGYVGMQEFLNKISFGRIAAIRKFDGDEKKKERVKSMRDAAKKKVDGIKQKYFGMSIELMYEQLERQRPFVKELIRLSLEFYDAMEAVKIKKRVFDFSDIEHFALRILVDEQTLEPTETAREFSKHFEEIMIDEYQDSNQVQEDILTAISREHQGVGNMFMVGDVKQSIYRFRMARPELFMEKYNTYTSDDSAHQRIDLHKNFRSRNEVLDFTNDIFYKIMAADLGNVQYDDDAALYPGASYPKETMRPELLLVDYKDEDLSEIIEDEDGDKVQIEALLIANRIRSLMENGMVTDKKTGQLRAVQYRDIVILSRSVATWGNTVAAVLKDCDIPAHVESNTGYFSSYEIQVILSMLRILDNPLQDIPMAAVLASPIVGMDDEELAQIRSAFKGVSFAQAALSAMAGEDGYEDEKLKAFALVFERLRGAVADTPIHELLYMMLDETGFYRYASAMPAGKRRRQNIDMLIEMAAAYEKTSYKGLFHFVRYIDIQQKYEIDYGEADTAGENDDVVRIMTIHKSKGLEFPVVFVSGLGKSFNTQDTKSDLVIHEKLGLGLVEKTKSPRTKRPSLIRNEIESRIKRENLGEELRVLYVALTRAKEKIILTGGLSNAQKSFEKYRGNVNANQPISFGQREGAGCYLDWIIPAMLSYPDKYTVSTVDATEFAARTAMDMAANDISKAQLIGHISAADETKAKELAEEFDFEYVYASDITKKSKYSVSELKHDSMVEKYDSTEREAERPKFLLEEKETYVPDFARDDEAGGASNESKEPKNAAGVNQGALRGTAVHRVMECLDFKSLCDIDTKDHVAVSAFVKKSMDEMLEKRLITDDMYRLTRPKLIEQFISSDVAARMAQADKRGDLYKEKPFVMDYEGVLVQGIIDVFWLENDKIVLLDYKTDRVNAAKELIDRYSTQLKLYADALGRIFSTDGKSIQADERLIYSFRLQQTIVTCCEYKK; from the coding sequence ATGGATGTTAAATGGACCAGTGAACAGAAAAAGGTTATAGATTTAAGAGACAGGGATATACTTGTATCGGCGGCAGCGGGCTCAGGAAAGACAGCTGTACTCGTTGAGCGTATAGTAAACAGAATATGTGTGGATAATCCGCCGGTGGATATCGACAGGATGCTTGTGGTGACGTTTACCAAGGCTGCAGCTGCTGAGATGAGGGAGCGTGTCAGCTGTGCGATAGACAGCTTGAAGGAGCAAAAGCCGGATGATGAGAATCTGCAGAGGCAGTCGACACTGGTTCACAATGCGCTTATCACTACAATCGATTCGTTTTGTCTGTTTGTGGTGCAGAATAATTTCGCACAGCTTAATCTGGATCCTGATTTCAGAATCGGTGATCAGGCAGAGCTTAAGCTTATGCTAAAGGATGCTTTGGCACAGGTATTTGAGGACAATTATGCAAGAGAAGACAACGAGGCATTTATCAATCTTATAGATACCTACAGCAAGGGGAGAAATGACTCTGCCGTCAGGCAGATGGTGGAGGATATCTACTATAAGGCGGGCAGCTCATCATGGCCGAGAAAGTGGATGAACAGACTCCTAAGGCTCTATGATATAAAGTCAGCTAAACAGCTTGAGGACTCAGAAATCATTAAGGAGATAGTGGATTACAGCAGGGTGCTTTTGGAGGAGGCTGTTCAGGAGCTTACAATGGCGAAAGACCTGGCATCAGCTACACCCGGGCTTGAAAAGTATGCGCTTACACTTTCAGAGGATATAGCATTGTTTGATGGAATGGCTGATGTGACAGGCTATGTCGGCATGCAGGAGTTCTTAAACAAAATATCCTTTGGCAGAATTGCTGCCATCAGGAAATTTGACGGAGACGAGAAGAAAAAGGAGCGCGTGAAAAGCATGCGCGATGCTGCCAAGAAGAAGGTAGACGGAATAAAGCAGAAATACTTTGGCATGTCAATTGAGCTTATGTATGAGCAGCTGGAGCGTCAAAGGCCATTTGTTAAAGAGCTGATAAGGCTCTCACTCGAGTTTTATGATGCGATGGAGGCTGTAAAGATAAAAAAAAGAGTATTTGATTTTTCTGATATAGAGCACTTTGCGCTTCGTATACTGGTGGATGAACAGACACTGGAGCCCACAGAGACAGCGCGTGAGTTTTCAAAACATTTTGAGGAAATCATGATTGACGAGTATCAGGACTCAAACCAGGTGCAGGAGGATATACTTACCGCTATTTCAAGAGAGCACCAGGGAGTCGGCAACATGTTTATGGTTGGCGATGTAAAGCAGAGCATATACAGGTTTCGAATGGCACGTCCTGAGCTGTTTATGGAAAAATACAACACATATACATCAGATGACAGTGCACACCAGAGAATAGACCTGCATAAAAATTTCAGAAGCAGGAATGAGGTGTTAGACTTTACTAACGACATATTCTACAAAATCATGGCAGCAGATTTGGGCAATGTGCAGTATGATGACGATGCGGCACTGTATCCCGGTGCAAGCTATCCAAAGGAGACGATGCGTCCTGAGCTTTTGCTTGTTGACTATAAGGATGAGGATCTGTCTGAAATTATAGAGGATGAGGATGGAGATAAGGTGCAGATAGAGGCACTTTTGATTGCAAACCGTATCAGGAGTCTGATGGAAAACGGCATGGTGACCGATAAAAAGACAGGGCAGCTAAGAGCCGTGCAGTACAGGGATATAGTGATACTTTCGAGAAGTGTTGCAACCTGGGGCAATACAGTGGCAGCAGTATTAAAGGACTGTGATATTCCGGCGCATGTAGAGTCGAATACAGGCTACTTTTCATCGTATGAGATACAGGTTATTCTGTCGATGCTTCGCATACTCGATAATCCGCTGCAGGATATTCCGATGGCAGCAGTGCTTGCCTCGCCTATCGTGGGCATGGATGATGAGGAGCTGGCACAGATCAGGTCTGCCTTTAAGGGGGTAAGCTTTGCACAGGCTGCACTTAGCGCCATGGCAGGTGAGGATGGCTATGAGGACGAGAAGCTTAAAGCCTTCGCTTTGGTATTTGAGAGACTAAGAGGTGCTGTAGCTGATACGCCAATCCATGAGCTTTTGTACATGATGCTTGATGAGACAGGCTTTTACAGGTATGCATCGGCCATGCCGGCAGGAAAACGGCGCAGACAGAATATAGATATGCTGATTGAGATGGCCGCAGCCTATGAAAAGACCAGCTACAAGGGGCTGTTTCACTTTGTCAGGTACATAGATATACAGCAGAAATATGAGATAGACTATGGAGAGGCCGATACCGCAGGCGAGAATGACGATGTGGTGCGCATTATGACAATCCATAAGAGCAAGGGTCTTGAGTTTCCTGTAGTGTTTGTTTCTGGGCTTGGCAAGAGCTTTAACACGCAGGACACAAAATCAGACCTTGTGATACATGAAAAGCTTGGGCTTGGTCTTGTGGAAAAAACAAAAAGCCCAAGGACAAAGCGACCATCACTGATAAGAAATGAGATAGAGAGCCGCATTAAAAGGGAAAATCTGGGAGAGGAGCTGCGTGTGCTGTATGTAGCACTCACCAGGGCGAAGGAAAAGATTATCCTGACAGGGGGACTTTCAAATGCCCAAAAATCCTTTGAGAAGTATAGAGGCAATGTAAATGCGAACCAGCCAATAAGCTTTGGACAAAGGGAGGGAGCAGGGTGTTACCTGGACTGGATTATACCTGCCATGCTGTCGTACCCGGATAAGTATACGGTATCCACAGTCGATGCAACAGAGTTCGCTGCACGAACTGCGATGGATATGGCGGCAAACGATATATCAAAAGCGCAGCTTATTGGGCACATAAGTGCAGCGGATGAAACAAAAGCCAAAGAGCTCGCAGAGGAATTTGATTTTGAGTATGTATATGCTTCTGATATAACTAAAAAAAGCAAATATTCTGTATCTGAGCTGAAGCATGACTCTATGGTTGAAAAGTACGACAGCACAGAGAGGGAGGCAGAGCGTCCTAAGTTCTTATTGGAGGAGAAGGAGACGTATGTGCCGGACTTTGCGAGGGATGATGAGGCAGGCGGTGCTTCTAATGAAAGCAAAGAGCCTAAAAATGCAGCAGGTGTGAATCAGGGAGCGCTGCGCGGAACTGCAGTGCACCGTGTCATGGAGTGTCTGGATTTCAAGAGCCTGTGTGATATAGATACAAAAGATCATGTGGCAGTCAGTGCATTTGTGAAGAAAAGCATGGATGAAATGCTAGAAAAGAGGCTTATCACAGATGACATGTACAGGCTGACCAGACCAAAGCTTATAGAGCAGTTTATATCATCAGATGTGGCAGCGCGTATGGCACAGGCGGATAAGAGAGGCGATTTGTATAAAGAGAAGCCTTTTGTGATGGACTATGAGGGTGTGTTGGTTCAGGGAATTATTGATGTTTTCTGGCTGGAGAATGATAAAATAGTGCTGCTTGATTATAAGACAGACAGGGTAAATGCTGCTAAAGAGCTTATCGACAGATACAGCACACAGTTAAAACTGTATGCTGATGCACTTGGAAGGATTTTTTCTACAGATGGGAAAAGCATACAGGCGGATGAGAGGCTCATATATTCATTCCGTTTACAGCAGACAATTGTTACCTGTTGTGAATATAAAAAATAG
- a CDS encoding peptidylprolyl isomerase: MKYFKKTMCMLLASATLLTGCSIGGKEIVLDINTTNSHTVFSVDNMKCDKTEALIYLANYKNLYGTMYDVNLLETDDASNVEKYIRDVTVDELTRIYCMVSIAKQKKITLTDKEKSSVSKAAKEYYDSLNEAEKKFTKADLSDIESAYEHYAIAQKLYNSLSKGVDTEVSDEDARVIHIQKIFVKSKESADAVSQKLLSKEDFAAVASGSSEDSQTELYAAKGTLPQEVEAVAFELGDGETSDMISTDDGYYFIKCISKLDREKTEQNKVTILQKRQQEQFNDDYEHFVKKAGFSLNNDLWDSISIKDEKDVKTSSFFTVYNKYFQADN, translated from the coding sequence ATGAAGTATTTTAAGAAAACGATGTGTATGCTGCTTGCATCAGCGACACTTCTCACCGGCTGCAGTATTGGCGGCAAGGAGATAGTGCTTGATATAAATACCACGAACAGCCATACAGTTTTTTCCGTGGACAATATGAAGTGCGATAAGACGGAGGCACTCATATATTTAGCCAATTACAAAAATCTGTATGGCACTATGTATGATGTAAACCTGCTCGAGACAGATGATGCGTCGAACGTGGAAAAATATATCAGGGATGTCACTGTTGATGAGCTGACGCGCATATACTGCATGGTTTCAATTGCAAAGCAGAAGAAGATTACACTTACAGACAAGGAGAAGAGTAGTGTGTCAAAGGCTGCGAAGGAATACTATGACTCATTAAACGAAGCTGAAAAGAAATTCACAAAGGCTGATTTATCAGACATTGAGAGCGCATATGAGCATTATGCGATTGCGCAAAAGCTGTACAATTCTCTATCGAAGGGCGTTGATACAGAGGTGAGTGATGAGGATGCAAGAGTTATCCATATACAGAAAATCTTTGTAAAGAGCAAGGAGAGCGCAGATGCTGTGAGCCAGAAGCTTTTGTCAAAGGAAGATTTTGCAGCAGTTGCATCAGGCAGCAGTGAGGACAGCCAGACAGAGCTGTATGCGGCAAAGGGCACTCTGCCACAGGAGGTTGAGGCTGTAGCATTTGAGCTTGGCGATGGAGAGACATCTGATATGATAAGCACAGATGACGGCTACTATTTCATCAAGTGTATATCCAAGCTGGACCGGGAAAAAACAGAGCAGAACAAGGTCACTATACTGCAAAAGAGACAACAGGAGCAGTTTAATGATGACTACGAGCACTTTGTAAAAAAAGCAGGCTTTAGTTTAAACAATGACCTGTGGGATTCAATCAGTATAAAGGATGAAAAGGATGTGAAAACAAGCTCCTTTTTTACTGTGTACAATAAATACTTTCAGGCCGACAATTGA
- a CDS encoding phosphatase PAP2 family protein, whose protein sequence is MDWEFDILYAIQSIRTPFLDKLMAFLSTIGNAGVLWIVIGVVLCISKKYRRGGMQMLSAELLSFIVGNLIIKNMVDRLRPCQIDKTVSLIVKIPFDSSFPSGHTLNGITAAVTLMFIDKRMGIPAIVLAVLIAFSRMYNFMHFPTDVLAGAVLGVVSAVFVNFLFKRAGKSEMTK, encoded by the coding sequence ATGGACTGGGAATTTGACATCCTATATGCAATTCAGAGCATCAGAACACCGTTTTTAGACAAGCTAATGGCGTTTTTATCCACCATCGGAAATGCAGGCGTATTGTGGATTGTGATAGGTGTAGTGCTTTGTATTTCAAAAAAATACCGTCGTGGAGGTATGCAGATGCTTTCGGCAGAGCTTTTGAGCTTTATAGTGGGCAATCTGATAATAAAAAATATGGTCGACAGATTGAGACCATGTCAGATAGATAAGACAGTCAGTCTTATTGTAAAGATACCGTTTGACTCATCATTTCCTTCGGGACACACGTTAAACGGCATAACAGCGGCAGTGACACTTATGTTTATAGACAAAAGAATGGGAATACCGGCGATTGTACTTGCGGTACTTATAGCGTTTTCGCGCATGTACAACTTCATGCATTTCCCAACGGATGTCCTGGCCGGAGCAGTGCTTGGGGTGGTATCGGCTGTGTTTGTAAACTTTTTGTTTAAGAGAGCCGGTAAGAGCGAGATGACTAAATAA